CGACAGTCCTGCCGCGATCGCCGAGGCCTATCGCACCGGGCGCGGCAGCTTCCGCGTGCGCGCCAAATGGCATCAGGAGGATCTGGGGCGTGGCACCTGGGTCGCAGTGATCACCGAAATTCCGTACGGCGTTCAGAAGGGCAAGCTGATCGAGCAGATCGCCGCGCTGATCAACGACAAGAAGCTGCCGATCCTCGCCGATGTTCGCGACGAAAGCGCCGAGGACATCCGCATCGTCCTCGAACCGCGCAGCCGCACCGTTGATATCGACACGCTGATGGAAAGCCTGTTCCGCCTGTCGGAGCTGGAGAGCCGTTTCTCGCTCAATCTCAATGTGCTCGACCGCAACCGCACGCCGCGCGTGATGAGCCTGCGCGACGCGATCGCGGCGTGGAAGGATCATCAGGCGGACGTGCTGGTGCGCCGCTCGCAGCATCGCCTGAACAAGATCATCGACCGGCTCGAACTGGTAGCGGGCTATATCATCGCGTTCCTCAATCTCGATCGGGTGATCGAGATCATCCGCTATGAGGACGAGCCCAAGGCGGTGATGATCGCCGAATTCGAGCTGACCGATCGTCAGGCCGAGGCGATCCTCAACATGCGGCTGCGTAGCCTTCGCAAGCTGGAGGAAATGGAGCTGCGCAAGGAGCATGACGCGCTGGAAAAGGAAAAGGCGGAGATCGAGCAATTGCTCGATTCGCCCGCCCGCCAGCGCACGCGGCTGAAGCGCGACCTCAAGAAGATGATGGACCGTTATGGCGCCGAGACCGAGCTGGGCAGGCGCCGCACCGTCATCGAGGAAGCCGGCCCGACTCGCGAAATCCCGCTCGACGCGATGATCGAGAAGGAGCCGATCACGGTCATCCTGTCGCAGCGTGGCTGGATCCGCGCGATGAAGGGGCATGTCGATCTCTCCGCCGCCGATACGCTCAAGTTCAAGGAAGGCGACGGTCCGATGTTCGCATTCCATGCACAGACGACCGACAAGCTGCTGCTCGCTGCCGACAATGGCCGTTTCTATACACTGGGCGCCGACAAGCTGCCCGGCGGGCGCGGTTTCGGCGAGCCGGTGCGGCTGATGATCGACCTGGAAGGGGAGCGCGGCATCGTCGCGCTGCTCCCCGCGAGCGCGGCCGAGAAGCTGCTCGTGGCCGCGAGCGACGGGCGCGGCTTCGTGGTCAAGGCAGCCGACGTCACTGCCGAAACGCGCAAGGGCAAGCAGATCGTCAATCCGCGCGCCGGGGCCCGGCTGCTGCGGGTTCACCCGATCGCGCCGCAGGACGACGCCGTCGCGGTGATCGGCGACAATCGCAAGCTGCTGGTCTTCTCGCTTCCCGAAGTCGCCGAACTGGCGCGCGGGCAGGGGGTTCAGCTCCAGCGCTATCGCGAGGGCGGGCTGGCCGATGTCACGACGTTCCGAATGGAGGACGGGCTGCGCTGGCGCATGGGGGGCGAAAGCGAGCGCTATCGCAGCGAAAGCGACCTTACCCAATGGCGCGCCGCGCGGGGCGCCGCGGGACGCATGCCTCCGACCGGATTTCCGCGGGACAACCGCTTCTGAGCAATCGGGAAACTGTAATTTTCCATCACTGCGGTTCAGGGGCTTTTAACCATTCTGCTCTAGCGCCTGCAATCGATGGTGCCCGAAAAAGCTCGGCCGGCGATCGCCGCCCAGGACCTGGATGAAAATCCAGATCGGACAATTGTATTCGGGCCCCATGCGTCGGCACGCGACCTTGATCTGCTGCCGGTGCCCGCCGCCATCGTCGAATTGACCGGCAAGAATTTCAACTTCGAGGCCGTCAATCGGCCCTTCCGCATTGCCGGACTCGGCGCGGTCGCCGGCGAATCGCCGCTGATCCGGCTGCTGGGCCCGCAATTGCGCCGGTTCCTCGAATCGCAGGACACGCATTGTGAAATCGCGTGGCAATTCGGCGAGGAAGTCGATTGCCGCTATTTCCGGGTGATGTTCGCGCGCAACTCGCCCAAGCTGCGGCATCGGGCCATCGTCACGCTGATCGATCAGACCGCGGAGTTGCGCACCGAACAGAGCCTGCGTCGCGAGATGATGACCGACAGCCTGACCGGGCTGCCCAACCGCGCGGGATTCGGCGATCGTCTGGAAGACATGATCGGCCCGGAAAACCAGGACAGGTTCGCTGTTCTCGCGCTCAATCTCGATCGTTTCAGCCGCGTCAATGCCTGCATGGGCTCGCTGGCTGGCGACGAATTGCTCATTTCGGTCGCGCGCCGGATCAAGGGCGCACTGCGTGGTCGCGACATACTCGCGCGGATGGGCGGCGACGAGTTCGGAATATTGATGGCCATCGACGAGGGGCCTGGCGAAGCACTGCATGTCGCCAAGCGCATCCAGTCGGCGCTGTCGACGCCGTTCCGTCTTTCCGATTTCGAGATTCGAGTCGATTGCTCGATCGGCGTCGCGCTGGGATCGGAGGATATCGATGATCCCGAGGATCTGATCCGGCACGCGCAATTCGCGGTGAAGCGCTCGAAGAAGAGTGGCCGCACCGAAGTCTATCAGACGCGCGCCTTCGATCTGGCGCGCGAACAGTTCGGCATCGAAACCGCGCTGCGTCGCGCGATCGACGGCGGGCTGATGACGCTGAACTTCCAGCCGATCTGTGATCTGGCGAGCGGCAGGATCATTTCGTTCGAGGCGCTGGCGCGCTGGACGACCGAAGACGGCGTGGAATTGTCACCCACCGAGTTCATTCCGGTGGCCGAGGAATCGGGACTGATCGTGCCGCTCGGTCGCTGGGCGATGGACGAAGCCGCCCGGACGCTGGCCGCCTGGGACGAACGGGCGGGCGGCAATTGCGACGTGAAGGTCGCGGTAAATCTCTCGGCGATCCAGCTGCAGCGCGATCAGGTGGCGCCGATGGTGCGCCACGCGCTCGACAGCCACGGGATAAGCGGCGATCGCATCACGCTCGAGCTGACCGAAAGCGCAATCGTTTCCGATCCCGATCGCATCGCCCAGACGCTGCTCGCGCTGAAGGATCTCGGCACGCGGCTGGCGATGGACGATTTCGGCACCGGCTATTCCAACCTCGAATATCTGCAGCGGCTGCCGATCGACCTGCTCAAGATCGACCGCAGTTTCGTATCGGGGATGCTCGCCGATCGCGACAAGCTGGCGATCGTTCGCGCGATTCTCAGCCTGTCGCAGGCGCTGGGGATGCAGACGGTGGCGGAAGGCATCGAAACCAACGAACTGGCGCAGACGCTTGCCGCGCTCGGTTGCGATTACGGCCAGGGGTTTCTCTATGCGCGGCCGCTGTCCGAAGTCGATGCCTATGCGCTGCTGCGCAAGCGAAACGCCTGAGCCACTTCGGCGTCCGCGATTTCGCTGACGCGTTCGACACCCGGAAAATTCTCGTCGATCCAGCGATCCTCGATCGCATGCAGGACGCGCGCGACTTCCGGCCCCTTTTCCAGACCGCGAGTCACCAGCTCGCCCCCGGAAATCGGGAGTTTCGGGATATCCCAGCGAGAAAGGTCGCGCGCCGCGGTCACGGCATCGCCGGGCTCGGCGAGGTGGATCAGCAGCCGGTCGATCGCTTGTTCGCGTCCCAGTCGATACGCCGCGCGATAGGGCGAGCCCAACAGATCGGCCTCCACCGCGCTGGCCAGGCGTTTGCGCTGCGCCTTCGACAGCTTGAGCCGCGCGGCGACATTTTCGGCCAGCCTGGCATCGTCGGGCAGCAGCGCGGCGAGCCGGCGAATCGCGTTGGGAGTGATCCCGGCGGCCGCTTCGAGCGCTGCGCAGTGTTCGAGCCGCGCGATTCGTTCGACGGTGATTTCGGGCAGCACCGGGCGCAGGATGCCGCGCGCGACCATCAGGTCCACCACGCGCACCGCGTCGCGCGCCACCAGCAGCTTGAGCAGTTCGTCGGCGATTCGCTCGCGTGAAAGCGCCATCAGGTCGTTCGCTCGGTCGGTGCAGGCGGCGAGCGCCTCTGCGTCGGGTTCATCGCCGAACCGCGCCAGGAAGCGGAAGAAGCGCAGAATGCGCAGATGGTCCTCGGCGATCCGGCGATAGGGATCGCCGATGAACCGCACGCGGCGCGCATCGAGGTCGGTCAGCCCGTCGAAATAATCGTAAATCGCGCCGCTGTCCGGGTCGGCGTACAGCGCGTTCATCGTAAAATCGCGCCGCGCGGCGTCCTCACGCCAATCGTCGGTAAAGGCGACGGTGGCGCGGCGGCCGTCGGTCGACACATCGTTGCGCAGCGTCGTCACTTCCACCGGACCGCTTTCGAGCAGCGCCGTGATCGTGCCATGCGCAAGCCCGGTGGGAACCGAGCGGATTTCGGCCGCCTTCAGCCGGCGGAGCACTTCCTCGGGCGCGTGCCGCGTCGCGATGTCGACATCCTGCACCGCCAGGCCGAGCAGCGTATCGCGCACCGCGCCGCCGACAAACCGCGCGTGCGCGCCGCCGCCGAGCACGTCGGCCAGTTGCGATAGTCCCGCGCGATCGCGCCATTCGGCTTCGGGCAACCGCATCACAGCGTCCATTTCAGCCGCCGCGAAAGATTGACGATCATCGCCGCGGTCGCGCCCCAGATGCGGCGATTGTCCCAATGGATTTCGTAATAATGGCGTTTGCGCCCCTGCCATTCGAGCGAGCCCTGAACGTGATTGGTTTCGTCCATCAGAAAGGCGAGGGGGACCTGGAACACATCGGCGACTTCATGCTGATGCGGGATCAACCGGATATCGGGCGGCACGACGCCCAGCACCGGCGTCACCTCGAAACCGGTGACCGTGCGATAGCGATCGGCGGTCCCGATGATGTCCACGCGATCGCGGGGCAGTGAAATTTCCTCTTCGGCCTCGCGCAGCGCCGCCGCGACGGCATCCTCGTCGCGGTCGATCTTGCCGCCGGGAAAGGCGATCTGTCCGGCATGGTGGCGCATCGTATCGGGCCGCTGCGTCAGGATCACATGCGGATCGTCGGCGTCGGACATGGCGACCAGCACCGCGGCGGGATAGCTCGCGATCGCCGGATCATCGTCGCGATAGTCGCCGGTCAGCAGCACCGGCTGCTCGCGATTCGCCGCCGCCAGTGCGACGCGCAGCCGCTGTGCCAGGTTCATGCCGGCTCCATCGGGAAAAAGGCGCCGTTGCTCCAGACGCCGGGCGGGTCGCTGTCATTCGCCAGCGCGATCTGCGCGAGCTCGTTATACACGCTGCGCGCGATCAGCGCCTCCATGCCGCCGCGGACATGGAGATAGGGGCGGGGGCCGTCCTCACGCTGTTCGAAACGCAGGCCATGATCGGCATCGGCGCTGACCAGTTCATCGGTGTTGAGCCGGAAGGCAAGCTTCGCGGCGCGGCCTTCGCCCTCGCGCTTCAGCTCGACCGCGACGAACGGCGCGTCCTCGACATCGATGTCGAGCTTCTCCACCGGCGTCACCAGCACGTGACGCCCGTCCGGTTCGCGGCGCAGGATCGTCGAGAACAGCCGCACCATCGCGATACGCCCGATCGGCGATCCCTGATGAAACCAGGTGCCGTCGCGCGCGATCCGCATGTCGCTGTGGCCGCAATGCTCCGGGTTCCACTTGTCGACGGGGGGCAGCCGCTTTTCCTGCGCAAGGCGCGCGATGTCGGTCAGCGACAGATTGGCGAAATCGGGTGGTGGCGGTGCAGGCATGACGATGAGGTAGGCGCGATGCGCCCGATCGCAAAGCCCCTCAGGCGGCCTTGCGCAGATCGGGGCCGAGCTTGCCCACGCAATCGGGCACTGCCGCGCCGCGCGCCAGCAGCCGATGACGCTCGACCGGGCCGGGCAGGCGCCACCCCGCGGTGCGCTCGGCGGAAAAGCCGAAGAAGCGGCCATAATATTCGGGATCGCCGATCAGCATCAGGGCGCCGATATCCCGCGCATCGGCGCGGCGGAGCATTTCGGCCATCAATGCGCGACCGACGCCTTCCTGCTGCCATTCGGGGTCGACCGCTACCGGGCCGACCATCACCATCGGCGCCGATCCGCCACCGTCGCATGCCAACGCTACGGGCCAGCACTGGATCGTGCCCGCCAGTCGGCCGTCAGCGAAGCGCGCCGCGAAGCTCAGTTCCGCAATCGCGTCCACGCCCTCGCGGATGCTATAGGCGGTTCGGCCGTGCCGGTCGCGACCGAAGGCGCGGTCGAGCAGCGCCTCGACAGCATCGACAGGGACCGATTCGAGCGGCACGAACGAAATCACCGCGGCTTCCTTCCAAAGAGCGCCGGCATGGACGCCGGGGGCGGCGGCGTTTAGCGTGTCTGGCGATTGACGCAAGAAAGTTCGGGAGGCGGTACAGTGAAGCTCTACGATGCGGATTGGGCGCCCAGCCCGCGACGCGTGCGCATCTTTCTGGCGGAAAAGGGGATCGAGGTGCCCCGCCAGCGGATCGACCTGAAGTCCGCCGAGCAGTTTCACGACGACTATCTTGCGATCAATCCGCGCGGCGCGGTGCCGGCGCTGGAATTCGATGATGGCGAAGTGTTGTGCGAATCGGCCGCGATCTGCCGCTATTTCGAAGCCGAGACTCCCGATCCGCCGCTGTTCGGCAGCGATCCCCGCGAAATCGGCAAGATCGAAAGCTGGACGCGCAGGATCGAAGGCGATGGCTATGTCGCGGTCGTATATGTCTTTCGCAACACCGCGCCGGTGTTCAAGGACCGCGCGATTGTGGGGAATTTCGGCGCCGTGCCGCAGATCCCGGAACTCGCCGCGCGCGGCAACAAGATGTGGCACTGTTTCCTGGAAGCGTTCGACCAGCAGCTTGGCGACAATCGCTGGGTGACGGGGGATCGGTTCAGCTTCGCGGACATCACCGCGCTGGTTACGATCGATTTCGCGCGCGCGGTGAAGCTCGATGTGCCGCAGCGGCTCGGCAATCTCTGGCGCTGGCACGAGGAAGCGTCGGCGCGGCCGAGCGCCGGCGCCTGAGGCGCCGGGGGGGCTTGATGCGCCCGCGCCATTGCCGTTTTGCGGGGCAGGGCTTAGAGGGCCAGCCAGATTTCCCGCGAAAGGCCGACGATTGCCCGATTTGTTGCAGCTTCAGGTCCATGACCTCGAAGTCGAGATTCTGACCGGTATCTATTCCGAAGAGACCCATCTGCCCCAGCCGCTGCGCATTTCCGTGACGGCCGATCTCGACATGCCCGAGCGCTTCGCGCCCGATACGCCGCTCAGCGCATCGAAAAGCTATATCGATCTCAAGCACGCGGCGACGACCGGCCTTCCCAGGGACGTGCACTTCACGCTGATCGAAGGCGTGGCCGAGCATATCGCCGAAACGCTGTTCACCGGCGATACCCGCGTGCAGCGCGTGGAGATTCGAATCGTCAAGCTCGCCATCGCCGAACACAACGAATCGATCGGCATCACCCTGGTGCGCCACCGCCGCTGACCCGCGTGCCGATATCGCGCGTGCGAAGGATCGCGTCGGCGCGATCGCGTCTCAGCGCAGGCAGGGGCCGAGCTGGGTCAGCACGAAACGATAATCCTCGCGCGCCGTCTGCGCGTTGGCTGCGGTTTCGCTGGCCAGGCTTGC
This genomic interval from Sphingosinithalassobacter tenebrarum contains the following:
- the parC gene encoding DNA topoisomerase IV subunit A, producing MALDLETPEPSDVPFDTALSERYLVYALSTITARSLPDVRDGLKPVHRRLLWAMRLLRLDPASGYKKCARVVGDVIGKYHPHGDQSVYDAMVRLAQSFALRYPLVDGQGNFGNIDGDNAAAYRYTEARLTQVAIDLMEGLDEEAADFRPTYNGEEQEPELFPGMFPNLLANGAAGIAVGMATSIPPHNAAEIYSAAIHLVDQPDADDAAILEHVSGPDFPTGGTVVDSPAAIAEAYRTGRGSFRVRAKWHQEDLGRGTWVAVITEIPYGVQKGKLIEQIAALINDKKLPILADVRDESAEDIRIVLEPRSRTVDIDTLMESLFRLSELESRFSLNLNVLDRNRTPRVMSLRDAIAAWKDHQADVLVRRSQHRLNKIIDRLELVAGYIIAFLNLDRVIEIIRYEDEPKAVMIAEFELTDRQAEAILNMRLRSLRKLEEMELRKEHDALEKEKAEIEQLLDSPARQRTRLKRDLKKMMDRYGAETELGRRRTVIEEAGPTREIPLDAMIEKEPITVILSQRGWIRAMKGHVDLSAADTLKFKEGDGPMFAFHAQTTDKLLLAADNGRFYTLGADKLPGGRGFGEPVRLMIDLEGERGIVALLPASAAEKLLVAASDGRGFVVKAADVTAETRKGKQIVNPRAGARLLRVHPIAPQDDAVAVIGDNRKLLVFSLPEVAELARGQGVQLQRYREGGLADVTTFRMEDGLRWRMGGESERYRSESDLTQWRAARGAAGRMPPTGFPRDNRF
- a CDS encoding putative bifunctional diguanylate cyclase/phosphodiesterase; this encodes MPAAIVELTGKNFNFEAVNRPFRIAGLGAVAGESPLIRLLGPQLRRFLESQDTHCEIAWQFGEEVDCRYFRVMFARNSPKLRHRAIVTLIDQTAELRTEQSLRREMMTDSLTGLPNRAGFGDRLEDMIGPENQDRFAVLALNLDRFSRVNACMGSLAGDELLISVARRIKGALRGRDILARMGGDEFGILMAIDEGPGEALHVAKRIQSALSTPFRLSDFEIRVDCSIGVALGSEDIDDPEDLIRHAQFAVKRSKKSGRTEVYQTRAFDLAREQFGIETALRRAIDGGLMTLNFQPICDLASGRIISFEALARWTTEDGVELSPTEFIPVAEESGLIVPLGRWAMDEAARTLAAWDERAGGNCDVKVAVNLSAIQLQRDQVAPMVRHALDSHGISGDRITLELTESAIVSDPDRIAQTLLALKDLGTRLAMDDFGTGYSNLEYLQRLPIDLLKIDRSFVSGMLADRDKLAIVRAILSLSQALGMQTVAEGIETNELAQTLAALGCDYGQGFLYARPLSEVDAYALLRKRNA
- a CDS encoding CCA tRNA nucleotidyltransferase → MDAVMRLPEAEWRDRAGLSQLADVLGGGAHARFVGGAVRDTLLGLAVQDVDIATRHAPEEVLRRLKAAEIRSVPTGLAHGTITALLESGPVEVTTLRNDVSTDGRRATVAFTDDWREDAARRDFTMNALYADPDSGAIYDYFDGLTDLDARRVRFIGDPYRRIAEDHLRILRFFRFLARFGDEPDAEALAACTDRANDLMALSRERIADELLKLLVARDAVRVVDLMVARGILRPVLPEITVERIARLEHCAALEAAAGITPNAIRRLAALLPDDARLAENVAARLKLSKAQRKRLASAVEADLLGSPYRAAYRLGREQAIDRLLIHLAEPGDAVTAARDLSRWDIPKLPISGGELVTRGLEKGPEVARVLHAIEDRWIDENFPGVERVSEIADAEVAQAFRLRSSA
- a CDS encoding CoA pyrophosphatase, encoding MNLAQRLRVALAAANREQPVLLTGDYRDDDPAIASYPAAVLVAMSDADDPHVILTQRPDTMRHHAGQIAFPGGKIDRDEDAVAAALREAEEEISLPRDRVDIIGTADRYRTVTGFEVTPVLGVVPPDIRLIPHQHEVADVFQVPLAFLMDETNHVQGSLEWQGRKRHYYEIHWDNRRIWGATAAMIVNLSRRLKWTL
- a CDS encoding DUF1285 domain-containing protein codes for the protein MPAPPPPDFANLSLTDIARLAQEKRLPPVDKWNPEHCGHSDMRIARDGTWFHQGSPIGRIAMVRLFSTILRREPDGRHVLVTPVEKLDIDVEDAPFVAVELKREGEGRAAKLAFRLNTDELVSADADHGLRFEQREDGPRPYLHVRGGMEALIARSVYNELAQIALANDSDPPGVWSNGAFFPMEPA
- a CDS encoding GNAT family N-acetyltransferase — its product is MRQSPDTLNAAAPGVHAGALWKEAAVISFVPLESVPVDAVEALLDRAFGRDRHGRTAYSIREGVDAIAELSFAARFADGRLAGTIQCWPVALACDGGGSAPMVMVGPVAVDPEWQQEGVGRALMAEMLRRADARDIGALMLIGDPEYYGRFFGFSAERTAGWRLPGPVERHRLLARGAAVPDCVGKLGPDLRKAA
- a CDS encoding glutathione S-transferase family protein — translated: MKLYDADWAPSPRRVRIFLAEKGIEVPRQRIDLKSAEQFHDDYLAINPRGAVPALEFDDGEVLCESAAICRYFEAETPDPPLFGSDPREIGKIESWTRRIEGDGYVAVVYVFRNTAPVFKDRAIVGNFGAVPQIPELAARGNKMWHCFLEAFDQQLGDNRWVTGDRFSFADITALVTIDFARAVKLDVPQRLGNLWRWHEEASARPSAGA
- a CDS encoding dihydroneopterin aldolase → MPDLLQLQVHDLEVEILTGIYSEETHLPQPLRISVTADLDMPERFAPDTPLSASKSYIDLKHAATTGLPRDVHFTLIEGVAEHIAETLFTGDTRVQRVEIRIVKLAIAEHNESIGITLVRHRR